A DNA window from Streptomyces sp. B21-083 contains the following coding sequences:
- the cseC gene encoding two-component system sensor histidine kinase CseC has translation MRSFGFTRFTGIHTGLRWKLSAAIALVGALVAVTLSLVVHNAARVSMLDGARDLADERVLIGQSNYNMSGRPNFPGIKVDDPNLPRALREKAAQGRRATYVADRPDGVPDIWAAVPLKDGHIMSLHTGFTDRSTDIMADLDQALIIGSIAVVLGGSALGVLIGAQLSRRLRKAAAAANQVARGETDVRVRDAIGGVVRDETDDLARAVDAMADTLQQRLEAERRVTADIAHELRTPVTGLLTAAELLPPGRPTELVLDRAQAMRTLVEDVLEVARLDGASERAELQDIMLGEFVARRVLAKDPEIAVHVVHESEVTTDPRRLERVLFNLLANAARHGKAPVEVSVEGRVIRVRDHGTGFPEDLLADGPSRFRTGSSDRSGHGHGLGLTIAAGQARVMGARLTFRNIRPPGAPDDVAAEGAVAVLWLPEHAPTNTGSYPMMPRTSS, from the coding sequence ATGCGTTCCTTCGGATTCACTCGGTTCACGGGCATCCACACCGGGCTCAGATGGAAGCTGAGCGCCGCCATCGCGCTGGTCGGCGCGCTCGTGGCGGTCACGCTCAGCCTGGTCGTGCACAACGCGGCCCGGGTGTCGATGCTGGACGGCGCGCGCGACCTCGCGGACGAACGCGTACTGATCGGGCAGAGCAACTACAACATGTCGGGGCGGCCCAACTTCCCCGGCATCAAGGTCGACGACCCGAACCTGCCGCGGGCACTGCGGGAGAAGGCCGCGCAGGGCCGCCGGGCGACCTACGTGGCCGACCGGCCGGACGGGGTGCCGGACATCTGGGCGGCCGTACCGCTCAAGGACGGCCACATCATGTCGCTGCACACCGGGTTCACCGACCGCAGTACGGACATCATGGCCGACCTCGACCAGGCGCTGATCATCGGCTCGATCGCCGTCGTCCTCGGCGGCAGCGCGCTGGGTGTGCTCATCGGCGCCCAGCTGTCGCGCCGGCTGCGCAAGGCGGCGGCTGCCGCGAACCAGGTCGCCAGGGGCGAGACGGACGTACGGGTGCGGGACGCCATCGGCGGTGTCGTGCGCGACGAGACGGACGACCTCGCGCGGGCGGTGGACGCGATGGCGGACACCCTGCAGCAGCGACTGGAGGCGGAACGGCGGGTCACCGCCGACATCGCGCACGAGCTGCGTACGCCGGTGACGGGACTGCTGACGGCGGCCGAACTCCTGCCGCCCGGGCGCCCGACGGAACTGGTCCTGGACCGGGCGCAGGCCATGCGCACGCTCGTCGAGGACGTGTTGGAGGTGGCCCGTCTGGACGGCGCGTCGGAGCGGGCCGAGCTGCAGGACATCATGCTGGGCGAGTTCGTGGCCCGCCGGGTGCTCGCGAAGGACCCGGAGATCGCCGTGCACGTGGTGCACGAGTCGGAGGTCACGACCGATCCGCGTCGGCTGGAGCGCGTGCTGTTCAATCTGCTGGCCAACGCGGCACGGCACGGCAAGGCGCCCGTAGAGGTCTCCGTCGAGGGCCGGGTCATCCGCGTACGCGACCACGGCACCGGCTTCCCCGAGGACCTGCTGGCGGACGGTCCGAGCCGCTTTCGTACGGGCAGCAGTGACCGTTCGGGACACGGCCACGGTCTCGGCCTCACCATCGCCGCAGGCCAGGCCCGAGTCATGGGCGCCCGCCTGACGTTCCGCAACATACGCCCACCCGGCGCCCCGGACGACGTCGCCGCAGAGGGCGCGGTAGCAGTCCTGTGGCTCCCGGAACACGCCCCGACAAACACGGGCAGCTACCCGATGATGCCTCGGACGAGCAGCTGA
- a CDS encoding M23 family metallopeptidase, translating into MFQRATTPSREARTARVSRVSRVSVLAAGLGASVVLGAAGVAAAAGTGVTGSTGAVQVQVAAKKAATWVDPVKKYTLSASFNQAGTMWSSTHSGQDFAVPSGTKVVAAHGGTVVKAGGNGAGDGAAYGNAVVIKHGNGTYSQYAHLSRIDVKAGQVVATGQRIALSGNTGNSSGPHLHFEIRTTANYGSAVDPVAFLRGKGVTV; encoded by the coding sequence ATGTTCCAGCGCGCCACCACCCCGTCCCGCGAGGCCCGTACGGCCCGTGTCTCCCGTGTCTCCCGCGTCTCGGTTCTGGCCGCCGGGCTCGGGGCCTCGGTCGTCCTGGGGGCTGCCGGGGTCGCGGCCGCTGCCGGGACCGGGGTGACCGGTTCGACCGGCGCCGTCCAGGTCCAGGTCGCCGCCAAGAAGGCCGCCACCTGGGTGGACCCGGTCAAGAAGTACACGCTCAGCGCCAGCTTCAATCAGGCCGGCACCATGTGGTCGTCCACCCACTCCGGCCAGGACTTCGCCGTGCCGAGCGGCACCAAGGTCGTCGCCGCGCACGGCGGCACGGTCGTCAAGGCCGGCGGCAACGGCGCCGGCGACGGGGCGGCGTACGGCAACGCCGTCGTCATCAAGCACGGCAACGGGACCTACTCGCAGTACGCCCATCTCTCGCGGATCGACGTGAAGGCCGGCCAGGTCGTGGCCACCGGGCAGCGCATCGCCCTGTCCGGCAACACGGGCAACTCCAGTGGGCCGCACCTGCACTTCGAGATCCGTACGACCGCGAACTACGGGTCCGCCGTCGACCCCGTGGCGTTTCTGCGCGGCAAGGGCGTGACTGTCTGA
- the disA gene encoding DNA integrity scanning diadenylate cyclase DisA gives MAANDRAAAPGKSGGSSGADGLMRASLSAVAPGTALRDGLERILRGNTGGLIVLGSDKTVEAMCTGGFVLDVEFSATRLRELCKLDGGIVVSSDLSKILRAGVQLVPDPTIPTEETGTRHRTADRVSKQVGFSVISVSQSMRLIALYVDGQRRVLEDSAAILSRANQALATLERYKLRLDEVAGTLSALEIEDLVTVRDVSAVVQRLEMVRLIATEIAGYVLELGTDGRLLTLQLDELIAGVEPERELVVRDYVPEPTAKRSRTVDEALAELDALSHAELLELSTVAKALGYTGSPETLDSAVSPRGFRLLAKVPRLPGAIIDRLVEHFGGLQKLLAASVDDLQTVDGVGEARARSVREGLSRLAESSILERYV, from the coding sequence GTGGCAGCCAACGACCGGGCAGCAGCTCCCGGAAAGTCCGGTGGGAGCTCCGGCGCCGATGGCCTGATGCGCGCCTCGCTGAGTGCCGTGGCACCTGGCACGGCGCTGCGCGACGGGCTTGAGCGGATTCTCCGCGGCAACACCGGCGGACTCATCGTGCTCGGCTCCGACAAGACCGTCGAGGCGATGTGCACGGGCGGTTTCGTCCTGGACGTCGAGTTCTCGGCGACCCGGCTGCGCGAGCTGTGCAAGCTCGACGGCGGCATCGTGGTCTCCTCGGACCTGTCCAAGATCCTGCGGGCCGGCGTACAGCTGGTCCCCGACCCGACGATTCCCACCGAGGAGACGGGCACCCGGCACCGTACCGCCGACCGCGTGTCGAAACAGGTGGGCTTCTCAGTCATCTCGGTGTCCCAGTCGATGAGACTCATCGCGCTGTACGTGGACGGCCAGCGCCGGGTCCTGGAGGACTCGGCCGCGATCCTGTCCCGCGCGAACCAGGCCCTGGCGACCCTGGAGCGCTACAAGCTCCGCCTCGACGAGGTCGCGGGCACGCTCTCCGCGCTGGAGATCGAGGACCTGGTGACGGTCCGGGACGTCTCGGCGGTGGTGCAGCGGCTGGAGATGGTCCGCCTCATCGCGACGGAAATCGCCGGGTACGTACTTGAGTTGGGCACCGACGGGCGGCTTCTGACCCTTCAGCTGGATGAGTTGATCGCGGGCGTGGAGCCGGAACGCGAGCTGGTGGTCCGGGACTACGTCCCCGAGCCGACCGCGAAGCGCTCCCGCACGGTCGACGAGGCGCTCGCCGAACTCGACGCGCTCAGCCACGCCGAACTGCTCGAACTCTCCACCGTGGCCAAGGCCCTGGGTTACACCGGCTCACCGGAGACCCTCGACTCGGCGGTCTCTCCCCGCGGCTTCCGCCTCCTGGCGAAGGTGCCGCGTCTGCCCGGCGCGATCATCGACCGCCTGGTGGAACACTTCGGCGGGCTGCAGAAGCTGCTGGCGGCGAGCGTCGACGACCTCCAGACGGTGGACGGCGTCGGCGAGGCGAGGGCGCGCAGCGTACGCGAGGGGCTGTCCCGGCTGGCGGAGTCGTCGATCCTGGAGCGGTACGTGTAA
- the cseB gene encoding two-component system response regulator CseB: protein MADQTHVLFVEDDDVIREATQLALERDGFAVTAMPDGLSGLEAFRADRPDIALLDVMVPGLDGVSLCRRIRDESTVPVIMLSARADSIDVVLGLEAGADDYVTKPFDGAVLVARIRAVLRRFGHASGPNATSPEGSAPVTGGVLVFGDLEIDTEGMEVLKEGRPVALTPTEMRLLLEFSSAPGTVLSRDKLLERVWDYGWGGDTRVVDVHVQRLRTKIGQDRIETVRGFGYKLKA from the coding sequence ATGGCAGACCAGACCCACGTCCTCTTCGTCGAGGACGACGACGTCATCCGCGAGGCCACCCAACTCGCCCTGGAGCGGGACGGTTTCGCGGTCACGGCCATGCCCGACGGGCTGTCGGGCCTGGAGGCGTTCCGTGCGGACCGCCCCGACATCGCCCTCCTGGACGTCATGGTGCCGGGCCTCGACGGGGTCAGCCTGTGCCGCCGTATCCGCGACGAGTCCACCGTGCCGGTGATCATGCTGTCGGCACGCGCCGACTCGATCGACGTGGTCCTGGGCCTGGAGGCGGGCGCCGACGACTACGTCACGAAGCCCTTCGACGGTGCCGTCCTGGTCGCCCGGATCCGCGCGGTCCTGCGTCGCTTCGGCCACGCCAGCGGCCCGAACGCGACGTCCCCGGAGGGCAGCGCGCCCGTGACCGGCGGGGTGCTGGTCTTCGGTGACCTGGAGATCGACACCGAGGGCATGGAGGTCCTCAAGGAGGGCCGGCCGGTGGCCCTGACGCCCACCGAGATGCGGCTGCTGCTGGAGTTCTCGTCCGCGCCGGGCACGGTCCTCTCCCGGGACAAACTCCTCGAACGCGTGTGGGACTACGGCTGGGGCGGCGACACCCGCGTCGTCGACGTCCATGTGCAGCGGCTGCGTACGAAGATCGGCCAGGACCGGATCGAGACGGTCCGCGGCTTCGGCTACAAGTTGAAGGCCTGA
- a CDS encoding SigE family RNA polymerase sigma factor produces MAQQGEVLEFEEYVRTRQDALLRSARRLVPDPVDAQDLLQTALVRTYGRWDGIADKRLADAYLRRVMINTRTEWWRARKLEEVPTEQLPDACVDDSTEQHADRALLMDVMKVLAPKQRSVVVLRHWEQMSTEETAAALGMSAGTVKSTLHRALARLREELEARDLDARALEHEERERCAA; encoded by the coding sequence ATGGCGCAGCAGGGCGAGGTGCTCGAGTTCGAGGAGTACGTCCGCACACGGCAGGACGCGCTGTTGCGCAGCGCCCGTCGGCTGGTCCCGGACCCCGTCGACGCGCAGGACCTGCTGCAGACGGCGCTCGTACGGACGTACGGCCGCTGGGACGGCATAGCGGACAAGCGGCTCGCGGACGCCTACCTCCGCCGGGTGATGATCAACACCCGGACCGAGTGGTGGCGTGCGCGCAAGCTGGAGGAGGTCCCCACCGAGCAGCTCCCGGACGCGTGCGTCGACGACTCCACCGAGCAGCACGCGGACCGCGCACTTCTCATGGATGTCATGAAGGTTCTCGCACCCAAGCAGCGCAGTGTCGTCGTACTGCGACACTGGGAGCAGATGTCCACGGAGGAGACGGCCGCCGCCCTCGGTATGTCGGCCGGAACGGTCAAGAGCACGCTGCACCGGGCGCTCGCCCGGCTCCGGGAGGAGCTGGAGGCCCGCGATCTGGACGCACGCGCTCTGGAGCATGAGGAGCGGGAGCGTTGCGCGGCCTAG
- a CDS encoding TetR/AcrR family transcriptional regulator, with amino-acid sequence MDRTKQRRRGDTRQRIQDVALELLAEQGYEKTSLREIAERLDVTKAALYYHFKTKEEIIVSLFEDLTKPIEELIEWGRQQPHTLAMKQEIVRRYSQALTEAAPLFRFMQENQATVRDLSIGDMFKSRMLGMREIIIDPDAPLVDQVRCISAMFTLHAGMFVLQDLVGDADAKREAVLEVAIGLVTQAHEGAGLPS; translated from the coding sequence ATGGACCGCACCAAACAGCGCCGTCGCGGGGACACCCGCCAGCGCATCCAGGACGTGGCGCTCGAACTCCTCGCCGAACAGGGCTACGAGAAGACCTCGCTACGCGAGATCGCCGAGCGTCTCGACGTCACGAAGGCGGCGCTCTACTACCACTTCAAGACCAAGGAAGAGATCATCGTCAGCCTGTTCGAGGATCTGACGAAGCCGATCGAGGAACTGATCGAGTGGGGTCGGCAGCAGCCGCACACCCTCGCCATGAAGCAGGAGATCGTACGCCGCTACAGTCAGGCGCTCACCGAAGCGGCCCCCCTCTTCCGCTTCATGCAGGAGAACCAGGCGACGGTACGGGACCTGAGCATCGGCGACATGTTCAAGTCCCGGATGCTCGGCATGCGGGAGATCATCATCGACCCGGACGCCCCCCTGGTCGACCAGGTCCGCTGCATCAGCGCGATGTTCACTCTGCACGCCGGGATGTTCGTGCTCCAGGACCTCGTAGGTGACGCGGACGCGAAGCGCGAGGCGGTCCTGGAGGTCGCGATCGGCCTGGTGACCCAGGCACACGAGGGCGCGGGACTACCTTCGTAA
- a CDS encoding A/G-specific adenine glycosylase, whose translation MTAPTKPPHPNADPTPAPSPLADGTPLHSPVIDWFDEHARDLPWRRPDAGPWGVMVSEFMLQQTPVSRVLPVYELWLARWPRPADLAAAPSGEAVRAWGRLGYPRRALRLHGAAVAITERHGGDVPTEHAQLLALPGIGEYTAAAVASFAYGQRHAVLDTNVRRVFARAVTGVQYPPNATTAAERKLARALLPDDEPVAARWAAASMELGALVCTARNETCHRCPIAGQCAWRLAGKPEHEGPARRGQTYAGTDRQVRGKLLAVLREAHTPVPQAALDSVWHEPVQRARALDGLVSDGLVEPLPGGLYRLPHS comes from the coding sequence ATGACTGCGCCCACGAAACCCCCGCACCCCAACGCCGACCCCACGCCCGCCCCCTCCCCCCTCGCCGACGGCACCCCCCTCCACTCCCCCGTCATCGACTGGTTCGACGAACACGCCCGCGACCTCCCCTGGCGGCGCCCGGACGCCGGCCCCTGGGGCGTGATGGTCAGCGAGTTCATGCTGCAGCAGACCCCCGTCAGCCGCGTACTGCCCGTCTACGAGCTGTGGCTCGCCCGCTGGCCCCGCCCCGCCGATCTCGCCGCCGCCCCCTCCGGCGAAGCCGTCCGCGCCTGGGGCAGGCTCGGCTACCCACGCCGCGCCCTGCGCCTGCACGGCGCCGCCGTCGCCATAACGGAACGCCACGGTGGCGACGTACCCACCGAGCACGCCCAGCTGCTCGCCCTGCCCGGCATCGGCGAGTACACCGCCGCGGCCGTCGCCTCCTTCGCCTACGGCCAGCGCCACGCCGTACTGGACACGAACGTCCGCCGGGTCTTCGCCCGCGCCGTCACCGGCGTCCAGTACCCCCCGAACGCCACGACCGCCGCCGAACGCAAGCTCGCCCGCGCCCTGTTGCCGGACGACGAGCCGGTGGCCGCCCGCTGGGCCGCGGCCTCCATGGAGCTGGGGGCACTCGTCTGCACGGCCAGGAACGAGACCTGCCACCGCTGTCCGATCGCCGGCCAGTGCGCCTGGCGGCTCGCCGGGAAGCCCGAGCACGAGGGCCCGGCGCGCCGCGGTCAGACGTACGCGGGCACGGATCGCCAGGTACGCGGCAAGCTGCTCGCCGTACTCCGCGAAGCCCACACCCCTGTGCCGCAGGCCGCGCTCGACAGCGTGTGGCACGAGCCGGTCCAGCGGGCGCGGGCCCTCGACGGCCTCGTCTCCGACGGACTGGTCGAACCCCTGCCGGGCGGCCTGTACCGCCTGCCGCACAGCTGA
- a CDS encoding MDR family MFS transporter, with translation MADKRAVVDEQTGQAGQVEQVAQVEGHEPGKQPRSVRVVLLALMIAMMLAMLDNMIIGTAMPTIVGELGGLAHLAWVVTAYTLATAASTPIWGKLGDMYGRKGVFMSSIVLFLIGSALSGMAQDMGQLIGFRAVQGLGAGGLMVGVMAIIGDLIPPRERGKYQGMMAGVMALAMIGGPLVGGALTDHLGWRWSFYINLPLGVVALAAISAVLHLPKKRSKTRIDYPGVALLTVGITSIVLVTTWGGSEYAWDSAVIMELIGIGVASLVGFVFWQTKAAEPIIPLHIFRNRNFTLMSIIGFITGFAMFGAVLFLPLYQQAVQGASATNSGLLLLPMLAAMMVVSMVAGRVTTGSGKYKVFPLAGGVLLSVGLYLLAQMDTETTRLTSGLYMAVVGAGLGCLMQITMLVAQNSVEMKDMGVASSTTTLFRTLGSSFGVAIMGALFNSRVQDVMSERAGALGSKVTEQSAQLDAASLAKLPAAAREAYQYAVSSGTHSAFLVGAVAAVVVLGAAVFVKEVPLKGAGPEKDAAPVAAAG, from the coding sequence ATGGCGGACAAGCGAGCGGTTGTGGACGAACAGACCGGGCAAGCCGGGCAGGTTGAGCAGGTTGCGCAGGTCGAGGGGCACGAGCCGGGTAAGCAGCCGCGGAGTGTGCGGGTGGTGCTGCTCGCGCTCATGATCGCGATGATGCTCGCGATGCTGGACAACATGATCATCGGCACGGCGATGCCGACGATCGTCGGTGAGCTGGGCGGCCTCGCGCACCTGGCGTGGGTCGTGACCGCCTACACGCTCGCCACCGCCGCCTCCACCCCGATCTGGGGCAAGCTCGGCGACATGTACGGGCGCAAGGGCGTCTTCATGAGCTCGATCGTGCTCTTCCTGATCGGGTCGGCGCTCAGCGGTATGGCCCAGGACATGGGACAGCTGATCGGCTTCCGCGCCGTGCAGGGGCTCGGTGCGGGTGGCCTGATGGTCGGCGTCATGGCGATCATCGGGGACCTCATTCCGCCGCGTGAGCGTGGCAAGTACCAGGGCATGATGGCCGGCGTGATGGCGCTCGCCATGATCGGCGGACCGCTGGTCGGCGGCGCGCTGACGGACCACCTGGGCTGGCGCTGGTCGTTCTACATCAACCTGCCGCTGGGTGTGGTCGCGCTCGCCGCCATCAGCGCCGTGCTGCACCTGCCGAAGAAGCGGTCGAAGACACGGATCGACTATCCGGGCGTCGCGCTGCTGACCGTCGGCATCACCTCGATCGTGCTCGTCACGACCTGGGGCGGTTCGGAGTACGCGTGGGACTCCGCCGTGATCATGGAGCTCATCGGGATCGGCGTCGCCTCGCTCGTCGGGTTCGTGTTCTGGCAGACCAAGGCCGCCGAGCCGATCATTCCGCTCCACATCTTCCGCAACCGCAACTTCACGCTGATGTCGATCATCGGCTTCATCACCGGGTTCGCGATGTTCGGTGCGGTGCTGTTCCTGCCGCTGTACCAGCAGGCCGTGCAGGGCGCGTCCGCGACCAACTCCGGGCTGCTGCTCCTTCCGATGCTCGCGGCGATGATGGTCGTGTCCATGGTCGCGGGGCGGGTGACGACGGGCAGTGGCAAGTACAAGGTGTTCCCGCTGGCCGGTGGTGTGCTGCTGAGTGTCGGGCTGTACCTGCTCGCCCAGATGGACACGGAGACCACACGGCTGACGTCCGGTCTGTACATGGCGGTGGTCGGGGCCGGCCTCGGCTGTCTGATGCAGATCACCATGCTGGTCGCGCAGAACAGCGTCGAGATGAAGGACATGGGCGTGGCGTCCTCCACGACCACCCTGTTCCGTACGCTCGGGTCCTCGTTCGGGGTCGCGATCATGGGGGCGCTGTTCAACAGCCGGGTGCAGGACGTGATGAGTGAGCGGGCCGGGGCCCTGGGGTCCAAGGTGACCGAGCAGTCGGCGCAGCTGGATGCGGCGAGCCTGGCGAAGTTGCCGGCGGCGGCGCGGGAGGCGTACCAGTACGCGGTGTCCTCGGGGACGCATTCGGCGTTCCTGGTGGGGGCTGTGGCCGCGGTCGTGGTGCTGGGGGCGGCGGTGTTCGTGAAGGAGGTTCCGTTGAAGGGGGCGGGGCCGGAGAAGGATGCGGCGCCCGTGGCGGCCGCGGGATGA
- the radA gene encoding DNA repair protein RadA, whose amino-acid sequence MVARTKSAKDRPSYRCTECGWQTVKWLGRCGECQAWGTVEEYGAPAVRTTAPGRVTTSAVPIGQVDVRQATARSTGVPELDRVLGGGLVPGAVVLVAGEPGVGKSTLLLDVAAKSASDEHRTLYITGEESASQVRLRADRIKAIDDHLYLAAETDLAAVLGHLDAVKPSLLILDSVQTVASPEIDGAAGGMAQVREVAGALIRASKERGMSTLLVGHVTKDGAIAGPRLLEHLVDVVLSFEGDRHARLRLVRGVKNRYGTTDEVGCFELHDEGITGLADPSGLFLTRRAEPVPGTCLTVTLEGRRPLVVEVQALTVDSQIPSPRRTTSGLETSRVSMMLAVLEQRGRISALGKRDIYSATVGGVKLAEPSADLAIALALASAASDTPLPKNLVAIGEVGLAGEVRRVTGVQRRLSEASRLGFTHALVPSDPGKVPAGMKVIEVADMGEALRVLPRSRRREAPRDDEDRR is encoded by the coding sequence ATGGTTGCCCGTACGAAGTCCGCGAAGGACCGCCCGTCCTACCGCTGCACCGAGTGCGGCTGGCAGACGGTCAAGTGGCTCGGCCGCTGCGGCGAGTGCCAGGCGTGGGGCACGGTCGAGGAGTACGGCGCGCCCGCCGTCCGTACGACGGCACCCGGCCGCGTCACCACCTCCGCGGTCCCCATCGGCCAGGTCGACGTCCGCCAGGCCACCGCCCGCAGCACCGGCGTGCCCGAACTGGACCGCGTGCTGGGCGGCGGGCTGGTCCCGGGTGCCGTCGTCCTCGTGGCCGGTGAACCGGGTGTGGGCAAGTCGACGCTCCTGCTGGACGTGGCGGCGAAGTCGGCGAGCGACGAGCACCGCACCCTTTACATCACGGGTGAGGAGTCCGCGAGCCAGGTCCGGCTGCGCGCCGACCGCATCAAGGCGATCGACGACCACCTCTATCTGGCCGCGGAGACGGACCTCGCGGCGGTGCTGGGCCATCTGGACGCCGTGAAACCGTCCCTCCTGATCCTCGACTCCGTCCAGACGGTGGCCTCGCCGGAGATCGACGGCGCGGCGGGTGGCATGGCCCAGGTCCGCGAGGTCGCCGGGGCACTGATCCGCGCCTCCAAGGAGCGCGGCATGTCGACGCTTCTGGTGGGCCATGTCACCAAGGACGGCGCGATCGCCGGCCCGCGCCTCCTGGAACACCTGGTGGACGTGGTCCTGTCCTTCGAGGGCGACCGGCACGCCCGCCTCCGTCTCGTCCGTGGCGTCAAGAACCGCTACGGCACGACGGACGAGGTCGGCTGCTTCGAACTGCACGACGAGGGCATCACCGGTCTCGCCGACCCGAGCGGCCTGTTCCTGACCCGGCGCGCCGAGCCGGTGCCGGGCACCTGCCTGACCGTCACCCTGGAGGGCCGCCGCCCGCTCGTCGTCGAGGTCCAGGCGCTCACCGTCGACTCGCAGATCCCCTCCCCCCGGCGGACGACATCGGGCCTGGAGACGTCCCGGGTCTCGATGATGCTCGCGGTTCTCGAACAACGGGGCAGGATCAGCGCACTCGGAAAGCGGGACATCTATTCGGCGACGGTCGGCGGGGTGAAGCTCGCCGAGCCGTCCGCGGACCTCGCCATCGCCCTCGCGCTGGCCTCCGCCGCGAGCGACACCCCGCTGCCCAAGAACCTGGTGGCGATCGGCGAAGTGGGCCTCGCGGGCGAGGTCAGACGGGTGACGGGGGTCCAGCGCCGGCTGTCCGAAGCCAGCCGTCTGGGCTTCACCCATGCCCTCGTTCCCTCGGACCCCGGCAAGGTCCCCGCCGGTATGAAGGTCATCGAAGTCGCCGACATGGGGGAGGCGCTCCGGGTGCTTCCGAGGTCGCGTAGGCGAGAGGCCCCACGGGACGACGAGGACCGCCGGTAG
- a CDS encoding HAD family acid phosphatase: MTTGSWTPWTRRIGLTAAAAVAAVTLAGPGTAEAATTATTTATASAAAAEAVSYATWQQDCQAVMDQALPYLKQRIAAASTGEKPAIVFDIDNTTLETDFGFSYPSPANAPVLKVAQYAQDHGVALFFVTARPDIIKPTTQYNLTHVGYNVTGLYTRNLIDLFKNVGDYKTAQRVDIESKGYTIIANIGNTATDLSGGHAEKTYKLPDYDGQLS, translated from the coding sequence ATGACCACAGGCTCCTGGACGCCCTGGACCCGACGTATCGGTCTGACCGCAGCCGCCGCGGTCGCCGCGGTGACACTGGCCGGCCCCGGCACCGCCGAGGCCGCCACCACCGCGACCACCACCGCGACCGCGTCGGCAGCCGCTGCCGAGGCCGTCAGTTACGCCACCTGGCAACAGGACTGCCAAGCCGTGATGGACCAGGCGCTGCCCTATCTGAAGCAGCGCATAGCCGCCGCCTCCACGGGTGAGAAGCCGGCGATCGTCTTCGACATCGACAACACCACCCTGGAGACCGACTTCGGCTTCAGCTACCCGTCCCCGGCCAACGCTCCCGTGCTGAAGGTGGCCCAGTACGCCCAGGACCACGGCGTCGCCCTCTTCTTCGTCACCGCGCGCCCGGACATCATCAAGCCCACGACGCAGTACAACCTCACGCACGTCGGCTACAACGTCACCGGGCTGTACACCCGCAATCTGATCGACCTCTTCAAGAACGTGGGCGACTACAAGACCGCGCAGCGCGTCGACATCGAGTCGAAGGGTTACACGATCATCGCCAACATCGGGAACACCGCCACCGACCTGTCGGGTGGCCACGCGGAGAAGACCTACAAGCTGCCGGACTACGACGGCCAGCTGTCGTAG